The following proteins come from a genomic window of Astatotilapia calliptera chromosome 11, fAstCal1.2, whole genome shotgun sequence:
- the LOC113031956 gene encoding zinc-binding protein A33 → MYQNHAKDTNNNCQKSLLCGQKEKLIQAIKRIKHEVDECREAERETYIESVEVENRFDDLEREIRAEFQNLHRFLDEEEWRDLERLRRERQKQLKQLKEREKKIAGQGRDLEKAIAVLNNKLTEEDSPKLIKEIQDLIKRSQVSFVLPAEVDTEVRSGQFVGPIQYRIWKHMKSCLYPNITSVTFDPETAHPNLTLSQSCTSVWFDEDKDTKDFQANPRQFHYYYCLLGREGFTTGRHYWEVEVGSKTAWRLGVAREDVPRGEMSATGTSNGLWTLALKSGSILACTDPDPIKIKVSLCLVRIGVFLDCEKEEVTFYNALTMAPIYTFSMGTVEVPLFPFYNPCDTDYGKNMAPLNIFIPSL, encoded by the exons ATGTACCAAAACCACGCTAAAGACACcaacaacaactgccaaaaaagCCTTCTCTGTGGTCAAAAG gaAAAGCTCATCCAGGCTATTAAAAGAATCAAGCATGAGGTAGATGAGTGCAGAGAAGCAGAAAGAGAGACATACATAGAATCAGTGGAAGTAGAG AACAGGTTTGATGACCTAGAAAGGGAAATCAGAGCAGAGTTTCAGAACCTCCACCGCTTCCTGGATGAGGAGGAGTGGAGGGACCTGGAGCGACtgaggagggagagacagaagcaactgaaacagctgaaggagagagagaagaagataGCGGGGCAAGGGCGAGACCTGGAAAAAGCCATCGCAGTGCTCAACAACAAGCTGACTGAGGAGGACAGTCCTAAGCTGATCAAA GAAATTCAAGATCTCATTAAAAG ATCTCAGGTCAGCTTTGTTCTCCCAGCGGAGGTGGACACAGAGGTTCGCTCTGGCCAGTTTGTCGGTCCCATCCAGTACAGAATATGGAAACACATGAAAAGCTGCCTCTACCCAA aTATTACatcagtgacctttgaccctgaaACAGCACACCCGAATCTGACTCTCTCCCAGTCCTGCACTTCAGTTTGGTTCGATGAGgataaagacacaaaagactTCCAGGCCAACCCGCGGCAGTTTCACTATTACTACTGCTTGCTGGGCCGTGAGGGCTTCACCACAGGGCGACACTACTGGGAGGTCGAGGTTGGGAGCAAGACGGCGTGGAGGCTGGGTGTGGCAAGAGAAGACGTCCCAAGAGGGGAGATGTCTGCCACAGGCACCTCCAACGGCCTGTGGACCTTGGCACTGAAGAGCGGCTCTATCCTAGCCTGCACTGACCCAGACCCGATAAAGATCAAGGTGTCGCTCTGCCTCGTCCGCATTGGCGTGTTCTTGGACTGTGAAAAGGAGGAGGTGACTTTTTATAATGCCCTTACCATGGCACCAATCTACACCTTCTCCATGGGCACTGTGGAGGTTCCTCTGTTTCCCTTCTACAACCCATGTGACACAGATTATGGAAAGAATATGGCACCACTGAACATCTTTATCCCTTCCCTATAA
- the ino80e gene encoding INO80 complex subunit E isoform X1: protein MNGQADVEVDYKRKYKNLKRKLKFLVYEQECFQEELRRAQRKLLKVSRDKSFLLDRLLQYERVDEDSSDSEATVSSENSEGEGPREREREREGAKKRKSSPGACLPSSSSPHLSLLSRPGVNSLQSSGSGAYLNAMPFPPEYLAPPAERMKKERKTKTAKNKKETTGKVVTSMAANYPSGPAAPPTASGHFSWVPRQMFSGDAAEEEGESDGDSDRGDEDRGEGDEAELVIDIPNE, encoded by the exons ATGAACGGCCAAGCGGACGTCGAAGTCGACTACAAGCGGAAATACAAAAATCTCAAACGGAAATTAAAGTTTCTtgtttat GAGCAGGAGTGTTTTCAggaggagctgaggagagcaCAGAGGAAACTTCTGAAAGTTTCCAGGGACAAGAG CTTTCTTCTGGACAGATTGCTGCAGTATGAGCGAGTAGATGAAGACTCATCAG ATTCAGAAGCAACTGTTTCCTCggaaaacagtgaaggggaaggacccagagagagggaaagggaaCGAGAGGGAGCAAAGAA GCGAAAAAGTAGTCCCGGTGCGTGCCTCCCTTCATCATCATCTCCTCATCTCTCCCTGCTTTCCCGTCCTGGTGTGAACTCCCTGCAGTCATCCGGCTCTGGGGCCTACCTCAACGCT ATGCCCTTCCCACCAGAATATTTGGCTCCCCCAGCTGAACGaatgaagaaagagagaaaaacaaagacggcaaaaaacaagaaagagacTACGGGGAAg GTCGTTACTTCAATGGCAGCTAATTACCCATCAGGCCCTGCAGCTCCTCCAACAGCCAGTGGCCACTTCAGCTGGGTTCCTAGACAGATGTTTAGCGGAGATGCAGCTGAGGAGGAGGGCGAGAGCGACGGAGACAGTGACAGAGGAGACGAAGACAGAGGAGAGGGAGACGAGGCTGAACTCGTCATTGACATCCCTAATGAGTGA
- the ino80e gene encoding INO80 complex subunit E isoform X2 — MNGQADVEVDYKRKYKNLKRKLKFLVYEQECFQEELRRAQRKLLKVSRDKSFLLDRLLQYERVDEDSSDSEATVSSENSEGEGPREREREREGAKKRKSSPGACLPSSSSPHLSLLSRPGVNSLQSSGSGAYLNAVVTSMAANYPSGPAAPPTASGHFSWVPRQMFSGDAAEEEGESDGDSDRGDEDRGEGDEAELVIDIPNE, encoded by the exons ATGAACGGCCAAGCGGACGTCGAAGTCGACTACAAGCGGAAATACAAAAATCTCAAACGGAAATTAAAGTTTCTtgtttat GAGCAGGAGTGTTTTCAggaggagctgaggagagcaCAGAGGAAACTTCTGAAAGTTTCCAGGGACAAGAG CTTTCTTCTGGACAGATTGCTGCAGTATGAGCGAGTAGATGAAGACTCATCAG ATTCAGAAGCAACTGTTTCCTCggaaaacagtgaaggggaaggacccagagagagggaaagggaaCGAGAGGGAGCAAAGAA GCGAAAAAGTAGTCCCGGTGCGTGCCTCCCTTCATCATCATCTCCTCATCTCTCCCTGCTTTCCCGTCCTGGTGTGAACTCCCTGCAGTCATCCGGCTCTGGGGCCTACCTCAACGCT GTCGTTACTTCAATGGCAGCTAATTACCCATCAGGCCCTGCAGCTCCTCCAACAGCCAGTGGCCACTTCAGCTGGGTTCCTAGACAGATGTTTAGCGGAGATGCAGCTGAGGAGGAGGGCGAGAGCGACGGAGACAGTGACAGAGGAGACGAAGACAGAGGAGAGGGAGACGAGGCTGAACTCGTCATTGACATCCCTAATGAGTGA
- the LOC113032216 gene encoding uncharacterized protein LOC113032216: MLCPAAVSAAAAAVCLLAVLGLGLSLPAEDSSEADFTLCSNCFYRQTPPRGSSAGPLLRPRCHRLPGGQAFATLSRPTCDTAVYSAFHLRQGWTEREGEEGREPVTEQEEDIKVAAPALLRGGVDPSHSFSPTDSPFHHWDSTVTTLVQSSVSPQCSTVGGDLYILTGAGGLGAAEDGDEECQTKPLWSAACCAVPQGKGGFSVGLIRETQEGVRQVSVKELEDMLGLAEMFSEGCGGGDGKRVEVGVGLHSEGLPGNTDVQTDILESREKSITKEQAANSQSGKADGADAMQETSADAATSESSSNEQGDVTRSGAVRSDSDSSAEHETAEETDTNSTSTLVSILSTTFSIFKFPLRPVFSTITQLPGQVTYVLQEDLGVLSTLPGETFTLFHLLTSDLLSWMGTAGEMLLGIGETCFCSVYYCTSSMMGELLSSCHTGVTGLGTLAGDTVGVFGEALDNAWSVTKFFGGRLWEHSEGYVGTVMSEMGGQAQAVGGGFGRLVWRSGKGVINVCRLGGGVIFGMVDVVFGGVREAFGQESNEE; encoded by the exons ATGCTGtgtcctgctgctgtcagtgcagCTGCTGCGGCTGTCTGCCTGCTGGCAGTGCTGGGCCTAGGTCTGTCTCTCCCAGCTGAGGACAGCTCGGAGGCAGACTTCACCCTCTGCAGCAACTGCTTCTACAGACAGACGCCTCCTCGGGGATCCTCTGCAGGGCCGCTGCTGCGCCCACGCTGCCACAGGCTGCCGGGAGGGCAGGCGTTTGCCACTCTGTCCAGACCGACCTGTGACACAGCTGTCTACTCTGCCTTCCATCTCCGCCAGGGATGGactgagagggagggagaggaggggagagaaCCTGTG ACAGAGCAGGAAGAAGACATTAAAGTGGCAGCACCAGCTCTTCTCAGAGGAGGTGTGGATCCATCTCATTCTTTCTCGCCCACAGACTCCCCTTTTCACCACTGGGATTCAACAGTCACAACACTGGTCCAGTCAAGCGTGTCTCCCCAGTGCAGCACTGTAGGGGGTGATCTCTACATCCTTACTGGAGCGGGAGGACTCGGGGCTGCTGAGGATGGAGACGAGGAGTGTCAGACGAAGCCGCTGTGGTCTGCGGCGTGCTGTGCTGTCCCGCAGGGGAAGGGTGGCTTCAGCGTTGGGTTAATCAGAGAGACGCAGGAAGGGGTGAGGCAAGTGAGCGTGAAGGAGCTGGAAGACATGCTTGGATTGGCAGAAATGTTCTCTGAAGGCTGCGGAGGAGGAGATGGGAAACGTGTTGAAGTCGGAGTTGGTCTCCACAGTGAGGGACTTCCTGGAAATACAGATGTGCAGACAGACATTCTGGAAAGCCGAGAGAAGTCGATAACTAAAGAACAGGCAGCTAATTCTCAGTCAGGGAAAGCTGATGGTGCTGACGCCATGCAGGAGACTTCAGCAGATGCAGCAACTTCTGAGAGCAGCAGTAATGAACAGGGTGATGTGACACGTTCAGGAGCTGTCAGGTCAGACTCCGACTCCTCAGCTGAACATGAAACTGCTGAAGAGACGGACACAAACTCCACCAGCACTCTGGTCTCCATCCTCTCCACCACCTTCTCCATCTTCAAATTTCCTCTGCGTCCTGTATTTTCTACAATCACACAACTACCTGGACAG GTCACCTATGTTCTCCAGGAAGACCTCGGAGTTCTCTCTACCCTGCCTGGAGAGACCTTCACCCTGTTCCATctactgacctctgacctcctctCCTGGATGGGCACAGCAGGAGAAATGCTGCTAGGTATTGGGGAGACCTGCTTCTGTAGTGTTTATTACTGCACCTCCTCTATGATGGGGGAACTGCTGAGCAGCTGCCACACTGGGGTCACTGGTCTGGGCACCCTAGCTGGAGACACGGTGGGGGTATTTGGTGAAGCTTTGGATAATGCTTGGTCGGTGACCAAGTTCTTTGGAGGGCGGCTGTGGGAGCACAGTGAGGGTTATGTGGGAACAGTGATGTCAGAGATGGGAGGTCAAGCACAAGCTGTAGGAGGAGGTTTTGGGAGACTGGTATGGAGAAGTGGGAAGGGAGTGATCAATGTGTGCAGGCTGGGTGGAGGGGTTATATTTGGAATGGTTGATGTAGTCTTTGGGGGTGTAAGAGAGGCCTTTGGGCAGGAGTCGAatgaagaatga